The Shewanella mangrovisoli genome has a window encoding:
- the sstT gene encoding serine/threonine transporter SstT — translation MKQESSLLAKLANGSLVLQILVGIIAGVSLASYSHEAAKQVAFLGSLFVGALKAIAPILVFILVASSIANQKKNTQTNMRPIVVLYLFGTFAAALTAVVLSMLFPTNLVLVAGVEGTSPPQGIGDVINTLLFKLVDNPVNALMTGNYIGILAWGVGLGLALHHASDSTKQVFADVSHGISQMVRFIIRLAPIGIFGLVAATFAETGFAAIAGYAKLLAVLLGAMAIIALIVNPLIVYVKIKRNPYPLVIRCLRESGVTAFFTRSSAANIPVNMALCEKLKLHEDTYSVSIPLGATINMGGAAITITVLTLAAAHTLGIQVDLLTALLLSVVAAISACGASGVAGGSLLLIPLACSLFGISNDVAMQVVAVGFIIGVIQDAAETALNSSTDVIFTAAACEAAENKAKLG, via the coding sequence ATGAAACAAGAATCGTCTTTGTTAGCCAAGTTGGCTAATGGCAGTTTGGTGCTGCAAATTCTCGTGGGGATCATCGCTGGTGTGAGTTTAGCCAGTTATTCACATGAAGCCGCAAAGCAAGTCGCGTTTTTAGGTAGTCTCTTCGTAGGTGCATTAAAAGCCATCGCACCTATTCTGGTGTTTATCCTTGTGGCGTCTTCCATCGCCAATCAAAAGAAAAATACTCAAACCAATATGCGCCCGATTGTGGTGCTGTACTTATTTGGTACCTTCGCCGCTGCGTTAACCGCCGTGGTGTTGAGCATGCTGTTCCCAACCAATTTAGTGTTGGTCGCTGGCGTTGAGGGCACCAGCCCGCCGCAGGGCATTGGCGATGTGATCAATACCTTACTCTTCAAACTGGTTGATAACCCAGTCAATGCGTTAATGACGGGCAACTACATTGGCATTTTGGCGTGGGGTGTGGGTTTAGGTTTAGCCCTGCACCATGCGAGTGATTCGACCAAGCAAGTGTTTGCCGATGTGAGCCATGGTATTTCACAAATGGTGCGTTTTATCATTCGTTTAGCGCCTATCGGTATTTTTGGTCTGGTAGCGGCGACCTTTGCCGAAACCGGTTTTGCCGCCATTGCGGGTTACGCCAAGCTATTAGCCGTGTTACTCGGCGCGATGGCTATCATAGCTTTGATTGTGAACCCACTGATTGTTTACGTGAAAATTAAACGTAATCCCTATCCTTTAGTGATCCGTTGTCTGCGTGAAAGTGGTGTAACCGCATTTTTCACCCGCTCCAGTGCGGCAAACATTCCGGTGAATATGGCGCTGTGTGAAAAGTTAAAGCTGCATGAAGACACCTATTCTGTTTCAATTCCGTTAGGTGCAACCATCAACATGGGCGGCGCGGCGATTACCATTACCGTGCTGACCTTAGCCGCGGCGCATACCTTAGGCATTCAGGTGGATTTATTAACGGCGTTACTGCTGAGTGTGGTGGCGGCGATTTCGGCCTGTGGCGCATCCGGTGTGGCTGGTGGCTCGTTACTGCTTATTCCGCTGGCCTGTAGCCTGTTTGGTATTTCTAATGATGTGGCCATGCAAGTGGTTGCCGTTGGCTTTATTATCGGGGTTATCCAAGATGCGGCCGAAACCGCACTGAATAGCTCTACGGACGTGATTTTTACGGCCGCTGCTTGTGAAGCCGCTGAAAACAAAGCTAAACTTGGATAA
- a CDS encoding phospholipase D family protein: MVFRLSLPFWGLLLLLINGCSSMAELPAKSIETAYPLAENSTLYQAVKTAIAQHPEQTGVFPLGDGVDAFVARLLLIESAVSSIDLQYYIYRNDETGRLLTWFLLDAADRGVRVRLLLDDMTSADMDEQLIALARYPNINIRLFNPSTERNYRGLAMLFGFSRLNHRMHNKSFTVDNVMTIVGGRNIGDEYFAANRDLEFGDFDLLAMGDAVPKVSDEFDRYWNADTTHPIEVLSDHNPTQAELEALARRVSEQREQSKSSEYVKRLAESQLLANLQSDSMTWFWGKALVLVDPPDKLQQGDKSTWLLSQLLPYLTQVESELLIISPYFVPTQSGTDLLTLLAQSGKRVRVITNSLAATDVLAVHAGYKQYRKTLLAAGVEIYEVKAQAGERSHSWHGSSKSSLHAKSFVFDNNQIFVGSFNFDPRSAAVNTELGLLITQPQLSGHVSHNIEEKLATNTYRLALEDGDLIWWDDGAQQRYDSEPDAGFWRIFVADFLGLLPIESQL, from the coding sequence ATGGTATTTCGTCTCTCGCTTCCCTTTTGGGGGCTTTTGCTCCTGTTGATTAACGGTTGTAGCTCAATGGCAGAATTACCCGCAAAATCAATTGAAACAGCCTATCCCTTAGCCGAAAACTCCACCCTGTATCAGGCGGTAAAAACCGCCATCGCGCAGCATCCCGAGCAAACTGGCGTGTTCCCCCTCGGTGATGGGGTCGATGCCTTCGTCGCTCGCTTGTTGCTGATTGAGTCCGCCGTCAGCAGTATCGATCTGCAATATTATATTTATCGTAATGATGAAACCGGCCGCTTGCTGACGTGGTTTTTATTGGATGCCGCGGACCGCGGTGTGCGAGTGCGTTTATTGCTGGATGATATGACCAGTGCCGACATGGACGAGCAGCTAATTGCCCTCGCGCGCTACCCTAACATCAATATTCGGCTGTTTAACCCAAGCACAGAGCGCAATTACCGCGGCCTTGCCATGTTGTTTGGTTTTAGTCGCCTAAATCACAGGATGCATAATAAATCGTTCACCGTGGACAACGTGATGACCATTGTCGGTGGACGTAATATTGGTGATGAGTATTTTGCCGCGAATCGTGACCTCGAATTTGGCGATTTTGACCTGTTAGCCATGGGCGATGCAGTGCCTAAGGTGTCCGATGAATTTGACCGATATTGGAATGCCGACACGACCCATCCGATTGAAGTCTTAAGTGATCATAATCCCACGCAGGCGGAGCTTGAGGCGCTGGCGCGGCGGGTGAGTGAGCAGCGTGAACAGTCTAAGTCCAGCGAATATGTGAAGCGCTTAGCCGAAAGCCAATTATTGGCAAATTTGCAGAGCGATAGCATGACTTGGTTTTGGGGCAAAGCCTTAGTGCTGGTTGACCCGCCCGATAAATTGCAGCAGGGCGATAAATCCACTTGGTTACTCAGCCAGTTATTACCTTACCTGACGCAGGTGGAGTCCGAGTTACTCATCATTTCGCCTTATTTTGTGCCGACGCAATCGGGAACCGATCTGCTCACACTCTTGGCACAGTCGGGTAAGCGGGTACGAGTCATTACTAATAGTCTGGCGGCAACCGATGTGCTGGCGGTGCATGCGGGATATAAGCAATATCGAAAAACCTTGTTGGCTGCGGGCGTCGAAATCTACGAGGTGAAAGCTCAGGCGGGTGAGCGCTCCCACAGCTGGCATGGCAGCTCAAAAAGCAGCCTGCACGCCAAATCGTTTGTATTTGATAATAATCAAATATTTGTGGGCTCATTTAACTTTGATCCCCGTTCTGCGGCGGTGAATACTGAGCTTGGATTATTGATCACTCAGCCGCAATTGAGTGGCCATGTCAGCCATAATATTGAAGAAAAGCTCGCGACGAATACCTATCGACTCGCCTTGGAGGATGGCGATCTCATCTGGTGGGACGATGGGGCGCAGCAGCGCTACGACAGTGAGCCCGACGCGGGATTTTGGCGTATCTTTGTCGCCGATTTCCTCGGGCTATTGCCAATAGAGTCACAGTTATAA
- a CDS encoding RluA family pseudouridine synthase — protein sequence MQIFDYQPPSVPWLDLRYQDRDLIIINKPSGLLSNPGRAAHTFDCALTRLQRLYPDTILVHRLDCATSGIMVFARNKKAESQLKTQFQDRQNEKVYIAEVMGMIAKDAGIIDLAIAPDPEHPPYQKTQAAGTAGAKSALTHYRVLERRENSTLVELTPQTGRTHQLRVHMLALGHPILGDEFYGDNEVIKARPRLCLHAQSLRFTHPYSGKAMHFYSKHPFSA from the coding sequence ATGCAGATATTTGATTACCAGCCCCCTTCAGTCCCTTGGTTAGATCTTCGCTATCAAGATAGAGATTTAATCATTATTAATAAACCTTCTGGATTGTTGTCTAACCCCGGCAGGGCCGCACATACCTTCGATTGCGCCCTCACCCGGCTACAACGTTTGTATCCTGACACTATTCTCGTGCATCGACTCGATTGTGCCACCTCTGGCATTATGGTGTTTGCCCGCAACAAAAAGGCCGAGTCCCAGTTAAAAACCCAGTTCCAAGATAGGCAAAACGAGAAAGTGTATATCGCCGAAGTCATGGGGATGATAGCAAAGGATGCAGGGATAATCGATTTAGCTATCGCGCCCGATCCCGAGCACCCGCCCTATCAAAAGACGCAAGCGGCAGGGACGGCTGGCGCGAAGAGTGCTCTGACCCATTACCGTGTGCTAGAAAGACGCGAAAACAGCACCTTAGTCGAATTAACGCCACAAACGGGCCGTACCCACCAACTGAGGGTGCATATGCTCGCCTTGGGACATCCCATTCTTGGGGATGAATTTTATGGCGATAATGAAGTGATAAAGGCCAGACCGAGACTCTGTCTTCACGCCCAAAGTTTACGTTTTACCCATCCTTACTCGGGTAAAGCCATGCATTTTTACAGTAAGCATCCCTTCTCGGCTTAG
- a CDS encoding DEAD/DEAH box helicase: protein MTQASSSVASFAELGIIAPLCNRLSELSYVTPTPIQAATIPAVLSGRDVLAGANTGSGKTAAFAVPLLQRLFEAKTTEKSAGQVRCLVLVPTRELAQQVADSFLSYASHFNGQLKIVAAFGGVSANLQMQSLRAGADVLVATPGRLLDLLASNALKLNRVSALVLDEADRMLSLGFTDELNQVLEALPAKKQTLLYSATFPEEVRALTATLLHQPLEYHLQSEQESTIEQRVITVNREQKTALLAHLIKQHQWSQALIFVSAKNTCNHLAQKLSKRGINAEVFHGDKAQGARTRVLDGFKSGEISVLIATDIAARGIDIDKLPVVINFDLPRSPADYMHRIGRSGRAGEAGLAVTLISHEEYHHFGVIEKKNKIKLVREQIPGFEANAEMPLEVLAQEKPQAKPEGTGKKKRKQLPAANLEFWGKKS, encoded by the coding sequence ATGACCCAAGCTTCTTCCTCCGTTGCCAGCTTTGCCGAACTTGGCATTATTGCGCCCCTGTGTAATCGACTCTCTGAGCTGAGCTATGTGACGCCTACGCCCATACAAGCGGCCACTATTCCGGCCGTGCTCAGTGGGCGGGACGTATTAGCGGGGGCGAATACGGGCTCTGGCAAAACCGCCGCCTTTGCCGTGCCGTTATTACAGCGCCTGTTTGAGGCAAAAACCACGGAAAAATCGGCAGGCCAAGTGCGTTGTTTGGTACTCGTGCCAACCCGCGAATTGGCGCAGCAAGTTGCCGATAGCTTTTTATCCTATGCCTCTCACTTCAATGGCCAACTTAAGATAGTTGCGGCGTTTGGCGGCGTGTCAGCCAATCTGCAAATGCAAAGTTTACGCGCGGGGGCCGATGTGCTGGTGGCAACACCAGGCCGTTTATTGGATTTATTAGCCAGCAATGCGCTTAAGCTCAATCGCGTCTCGGCCTTAGTGCTGGATGAAGCGGATCGCATGTTAAGCCTTGGGTTTACCGATGAACTTAATCAAGTGCTTGAGGCGCTGCCCGCCAAGAAACAAACCTTATTGTATTCGGCGACATTCCCTGAAGAAGTGCGTGCACTCACGGCTACCTTGTTACATCAACCGCTTGAATATCATCTACAAAGTGAGCAAGAAAGCACCATTGAACAGCGCGTTATCACAGTCAACCGTGAACAAAAAACCGCGCTGTTGGCACACTTGATTAAACAGCATCAGTGGTCGCAGGCGCTTATTTTTGTTAGTGCTAAAAACACCTGTAATCACCTCGCACAGAAGCTGTCTAAACGTGGGATCAATGCCGAAGTCTTCCATGGCGATAAGGCGCAAGGCGCGCGAACTCGGGTACTCGATGGCTTTAAAAGTGGCGAAATCAGTGTGTTGATTGCGACCGATATCGCAGCCCGCGGTATTGATATTGATAAACTCCCTGTGGTGATTAACTTCGATTTGCCAAGAAGTCCGGCCGATTATATGCACCGTATTGGCCGTAGCGGCCGCGCGGGAGAAGCGGGTTTGGCGGTGACCTTGATTTCCCATGAGGAATATCATCACTTCGGCGTGATTGAAAAGAAAAACAAAATCAAACTTGTACGTGAACAAATCCCAGGATTTGAAGCGAATGCCGAGATGCCACTCGAAGTGTTAGCGCAGGAAAAACCGCAGGCTAAACCCGAAGGTACTGGCAAGAAAAAGCGTAAACAGTTACCCGCGGCGAACCTTGAATTTTGGGGTAAAAAATCTTAA
- a CDS encoding CIA30 family protein has protein sequence MILFDFKDLDAAKSWYGVNDTVMGGLSRSKLTISPLGYGMFSGHVSLANGGGFASVRCEFSPLDVGEFSGIYLELDRDRSKHYKVNIKDADTPQSTVYQAPMPDAKHQSFGVNGGSIIHWQRIEIPFTAFYPQCRGKPIERAAIDLSRLTSIGLVIGAQQSGDFSLKIKSIGCY, from the coding sequence ATGATCCTTTTCGATTTTAAGGACTTAGATGCGGCTAAGTCTTGGTATGGCGTCAATGATACCGTGATGGGTGGCCTGTCACGCAGTAAGCTCACCATCTCACCTTTAGGTTATGGGATGTTTAGCGGCCATGTGTCGCTCGCCAATGGGGGTGGCTTTGCCTCGGTGCGCTGCGAGTTTTCGCCGCTTGATGTCGGCGAGTTTAGTGGGATTTACCTCGAACTCGACCGCGACAGAAGCAAGCACTACAAAGTGAACATTAAGGATGCCGATACGCCGCAGAGCACGGTTTATCAGGCGCCAATGCCCGATGCTAAGCATCAATCCTTTGGCGTTAACGGTGGCAGTATTATTCACTGGCAACGCATCGAAATCCCTTTTACGGCGTTTTATCCCCAGTGCCGTGGTAAGCCGATTGAGCGTGCTGCGATAGATTTAAGCCGTTTGACTAGCATAGGGCTGGTGATTGGTGCGCAGCAAAGTGGTGATTTTTCGTTGAAGATTAAATCGATAGGTTGCTATTAA
- a CDS encoding methylated-DNA--[protein]-cysteine S-methyltransferase, with protein MSPNFSQLISAPTAKDYQPCAVDSLSTPVGELQLNANAYGLSHLTVVGSSRTEIPLKVATDDELARAKSHIEQAKAQLQDYFRGERTEFHLSLAPKGTEFQQQVWQALVQVGYGQSCSYGDIAQRIDRPKAVRAVGAANGANPIAIIVPCHRIIGKNGQLTGYAYGLTMKQQLLMLESTSKGAHFTLE; from the coding sequence ATGAGCCCGAATTTCTCCCAATTGATTAGCGCGCCAACGGCCAAAGATTATCAGCCCTGCGCTGTCGATAGCTTAAGTACCCCTGTCGGCGAACTACAACTCAATGCCAATGCCTACGGATTGAGCCATTTAACTGTCGTTGGCTCGAGCCGAACGGAGATCCCACTAAAGGTTGCAACTGATGACGAACTTGCGCGGGCCAAAAGCCATATTGAGCAGGCAAAGGCCCAGCTTCAAGATTATTTTCGCGGTGAGCGAACCGAGTTCCACTTAAGTTTAGCGCCTAAGGGCACCGAGTTTCAGCAGCAGGTGTGGCAGGCGCTGGTGCAGGTCGGTTATGGGCAGAGTTGCAGTTATGGCGATATCGCCCAGCGTATCGACAGGCCCAAAGCCGTTAGGGCGGTCGGTGCCGCTAATGGCGCCAATCCCATCGCTATTATTGTGCCCTGTCACCGTATCATTGGTAAAAATGGCCAATTAACCGGTTATGCTTATGGACTCACGATGAAACAACAGCTGTTAATGCTGGAATCGACAAGCAAGGGAGCGCATTTTACGTTAGAATAG
- a CDS encoding phosphatase domain-containing protein produces MQHLFWLVEGKIAGRSGPNKDPWDLAELKDSGIRAVLSVNGGEGCEPGSFKHHGLRYECIPFSRNVPPQEGDVAICVAQLPRALAFIQQCEADNLPVLIHCRSGKDRTGLIMAYYLMVNGAAPLHAVSQVRSIRDIAFTAEGWDQFAFDVLYALQE; encoded by the coding sequence ATGCAGCATCTATTTTGGTTAGTTGAAGGCAAGATAGCGGGTCGAAGTGGCCCCAATAAGGATCCTTGGGATTTAGCCGAGCTTAAGGACTCTGGGATCCGTGCCGTGTTATCCGTGAATGGCGGAGAGGGCTGTGAGCCGGGCAGTTTTAAGCACCACGGACTGCGTTATGAATGCATTCCTTTCTCCCGCAATGTTCCGCCGCAGGAAGGGGATGTTGCTATATGTGTTGCCCAGTTACCGCGTGCGCTGGCGTTTATTCAGCAGTGTGAAGCCGATAACTTGCCCGTGTTAATCCATTGCCGCTCGGGTAAAGATCGTACAGGGCTTATTATGGCCTATTACTTGATGGTCAATGGCGCCGCGCCTTTGCATGCCGTTAGTCAAGTGCGCAGCATTCGCGATATTGCGTTTACTGCCGAAGGTTGGGACCAGTTTGCCTTCGATGTGCTCTATGCGTTACAGGAATAA
- a CDS encoding chemotaxis protein CheV — translation MKSKASQSQGLLLFRLSQTQVFALGTLKIRELVPYTPLSKIPQSHPTIMGAATIRGHTIPVVDMAAAIGYRPISDEERQHCYIIITDCQRMIIGFLVRAIDKIIECNWRDIEAPSANLGRNAFLTGVTRYDNQLVQLLDVELLLSKVFPDAPEANRAILTDVQREKLKPMRILLVDDSKVARKQLSDALDSINIPYFVTPDGKEALSIMEQAAAEHHPIDILVSDIEMPGLDGYELAFEVRDNPLLAKAYIILHTSLSSEISVSQAHQVGANEALTKFDAHELVEAMLRGADLAATRAN, via the coding sequence ATGAAAAGCAAGGCAAGTCAATCCCAGGGGCTATTACTGTTTCGGTTGTCGCAAACACAGGTCTTTGCTCTGGGCACGCTTAAAATCCGTGAGTTAGTGCCTTACACTCCGCTGAGTAAAATTCCTCAATCTCATCCGACGATCATGGGAGCCGCAACGATTCGCGGCCATACCATTCCCGTGGTAGATATGGCGGCAGCGATTGGTTATCGCCCCATCAGCGATGAAGAGCGTCAACATTGCTATATCATCATTACCGATTGTCAGCGGATGATTATCGGCTTTTTGGTACGTGCGATTGATAAGATCATCGAGTGCAATTGGCGCGATATTGAAGCGCCATCGGCCAATTTAGGCCGTAATGCCTTTTTAACCGGAGTGACGCGCTACGATAATCAGCTGGTACAGTTACTCGACGTTGAGTTGTTGCTGTCGAAAGTCTTCCCCGATGCGCCCGAGGCCAATCGCGCCATTTTAACTGACGTGCAGCGCGAGAAGTTAAAACCCATGCGTATTTTGCTGGTGGATGATTCTAAGGTTGCGCGTAAACAACTTTCCGATGCGCTCGATAGCATTAACATTCCTTATTTTGTGACCCCAGACGGTAAAGAGGCGCTCTCGATTATGGAGCAGGCCGCCGCCGAGCATCATCCCATCGATATTCTGGTCAGCGATATTGAAATGCCAGGGCTCGATGGTTATGAGCTGGCGTTTGAAGTGCGTGACAATCCTCTTCTCGCCAAAGCTTATATCATTTTGCATACCTCACTTTCGAGCGAGATCAGCGTCAGCCAAGCCCATCAAGTTGGCGCAAATGAGGCACTGACAAAGTTTGATGCCCATGAGCTGGTGGAAGCCATGCTGCGGGGCGCCGATTTAGCGGCAACGCGGGCGAATTAG
- a CDS encoding Gfo/Idh/MocA family oxidoreductase, whose product MHNIHRRHFLKAAGAVTAGLVTANIALNANASSVAPKPRVGRSVIGLIAPKMELVRVGFIGVGERGFSHVEQFCHLDGVELKAICDTHQAVIDRAVEHIVKQNRPKPAVYTGNDLSYRELLNRDDIDIVIISTPWEWHAPMAIDTMESGKHAFVEVPLALTVEECWQLVDTAERTQKNCMMMENVNYGREELMVLNMVRQGVFGELLHGEAAYIHELRWQMKEIDHKTGSWRTYWHTKRNGNLYPTHGLGPISQYMNINRGDRFDYLTSMSSPALGRALYAKREFPADHERNQLKYINGDMSTSLIKTVKGRTIMVQHDTTTPRPYSRHNLIQGTNGVFAGFPNRIAVEHGGFGKSYHEWDMDMQKWYDKYDHPLWQRIGKEAEINGGHGGMDFVMLWRMIYCLRNGEALDQDVYDGAAWSVVNILSEQSLNNRSNSVNFPDFTRGAWEHATPLGIVGA is encoded by the coding sequence ATGCACAATATTCATCGCCGCCATTTTCTAAAAGCTGCGGGCGCCGTTACCGCAGGTCTAGTTACGGCCAATATTGCCCTCAATGCCAACGCCAGCAGCGTTGCCCCTAAACCCCGCGTTGGAAGATCCGTAATCGGACTTATCGCCCCAAAAATGGAGCTGGTTAGAGTCGGTTTTATCGGTGTGGGAGAGCGGGGTTTTAGCCATGTCGAACAATTCTGCCACTTAGACGGCGTAGAACTTAAAGCCATTTGTGATACCCACCAAGCCGTTATCGATAGAGCCGTTGAGCATATCGTTAAGCAAAACCGGCCAAAACCTGCGGTCTACACGGGGAATGATCTCAGCTATCGCGAACTGTTAAACCGCGATGATATCGATATTGTGATTATTTCAACCCCGTGGGAATGGCACGCTCCCATGGCCATCGATACCATGGAAAGTGGTAAACACGCCTTTGTGGAAGTGCCATTGGCATTGACGGTGGAAGAATGCTGGCAACTTGTCGACACCGCCGAACGCACCCAGAAAAACTGCATGATGATGGAGAACGTCAATTACGGCCGCGAAGAATTGATGGTGCTTAACATGGTGCGCCAAGGTGTGTTTGGCGAGCTGCTCCACGGTGAGGCGGCTTATATCCATGAGCTGCGCTGGCAAATGAAGGAAATCGACCATAAAACCGGTTCGTGGCGCACCTATTGGCACACCAAACGCAACGGTAACTTATATCCGACCCACGGCTTAGGGCCGATTTCTCAATATATGAACATCAACCGCGGTGATCGTTTCGATTATCTCACCTCCATGAGTTCACCCGCGCTCGGTCGCGCGCTGTATGCCAAACGAGAATTCCCCGCTGATCATGAGCGTAATCAGCTCAAGTACATCAATGGCGATATGAGCACTAGCCTGATTAAAACCGTTAAGGGCCGAACCATTATGGTTCAGCACGATACCACAACCCCTCGACCCTACAGCCGCCATAACCTTATCCAAGGCACCAATGGCGTTTTTGCCGGATTCCCAAATCGGATTGCCGTTGAGCACGGCGGTTTTGGTAAGAGTTACCACGAGTGGGATATGGACATGCAAAAGTGGTATGACAAATACGATCATCCACTCTGGCAACGCATCGGTAAAGAAGCCGAAATCAACGGCGGTCATGGCGGGATGGATTTTGTGATGCTCTGGCGTATGATCTATTGCCTACGTAACGGCGAGGCGCTCGATCAGGATGTCTACGATGGCGCCGCTTGGTCTGTGGTGAATATTTTAAGTGAGCAATCGCTGAATAACCGCAGCAACTCGGTCAACTTCCCCGACTTTACCCGCGGCGCGTGGGAGCATGCCACGCCATTGGGGATTGTCGGCGCCTAA
- a CDS encoding DNA-3-methyladenine glycosylase 2 family protein produces MKQTSVSQNSAPKPPFEPASSDAQDCQISAGICREARMSRDPRFDGKFFVGVLSTGIYCRTVCPAVAPKEENVRYFDSAIKAAQAGLRPCLRCRPDSAPGSNPWKGTNTTLDRAIGLIEAGALSGEHGLTVEALADKLGISSRYLNKLFTAGFGTSPKQFALYRQLLFAKQLLHQTQLPITQVALAAGFNSIRRFNEAFQQALQLTPTQLRKSSQKSTIKVDDGECAELACSQEMPAHSLSLYQYYRPPLDWSAQLAFYRLRAVEGMEWFSESVAPHSHEAIDPNMPLEYCRTLQIEDIRAVVHIVHEAPLHRFKITLTLTPDSPLSGLQKLITQVRRILDLDADMQQIEHNLQHLTDLKLSSKSGLRIPGAGAVFEAGCRAVLGQQVSVVQATKLLNILVEAYGERFSLNGREYRLFPTPQAIREASLDELKMPGARKLALNALAAFICEQPEAPVDEWIGVKGIGPWTIAYAKLRGLGDPNIFLHTDLIVKKQLLASVAEQRGLDIEAVKQLDYTALAQRVGADIAPWGSYLTFQLWSNA; encoded by the coding sequence ATGAAGCAGACAAGCGTGAGCCAAAATTCAGCCCCAAAACCGCCATTCGAGCCGGCATCAAGCGACGCGCAGGATTGCCAAATATCCGCCGGGATTTGCCGTGAAGCGCGCATGAGCCGCGATCCACGTTTTGACGGTAAGTTCTTTGTGGGTGTGTTAAGTACGGGGATTTATTGCCGAACAGTATGCCCAGCAGTAGCGCCGAAGGAAGAAAATGTTCGTTATTTTGACTCGGCCATTAAAGCTGCGCAGGCGGGGCTGAGGCCTTGTCTGCGTTGCCGCCCAGACAGTGCCCCAGGCTCTAATCCGTGGAAAGGTACTAACACAACCTTAGACAGAGCGATAGGTTTGATTGAAGCTGGCGCCTTATCTGGCGAGCACGGATTAACGGTCGAGGCCTTGGCGGACAAACTGGGGATCAGCAGCCGTTATTTAAATAAGTTATTTACTGCAGGATTTGGCACTTCACCTAAACAATTTGCCCTCTATCGTCAGTTATTGTTCGCAAAGCAGTTGTTGCATCAGACGCAGTTGCCCATCACTCAGGTCGCCCTTGCCGCAGGCTTTAACAGTATTCGCCGTTTTAACGAGGCGTTTCAGCAGGCGCTGCAATTAACGCCCACACAATTACGAAAATCCAGCCAGAAATCGACTATTAAAGTAGACGATGGGGAGTGTGCCGAACTCGCTTGTTCGCAGGAGATGCCAGCACACAGCTTGAGTCTGTATCAGTATTATCGACCGCCGCTCGATTGGTCGGCGCAATTAGCCTTTTATCGCCTGCGCGCCGTCGAAGGCATGGAATGGTTTAGTGAGAGTGTAGCCCCTCACTCCCATGAGGCGATTGACCCAAATATGCCACTTGAGTATTGCCGTACCCTGCAAATTGAGGATATTCGCGCTGTGGTGCATATCGTCCATGAGGCACCTTTGCATCGCTTTAAAATCACGCTGACGTTAACGCCAGACTCGCCCTTATCGGGCCTACAAAAGCTCATCACCCAAGTGCGGCGCATTTTAGATCTCGATGCCGATATGCAGCAGATTGAACACAACCTTCAGCATTTGACCGATCTTAAACTCAGTAGCAAATCCGGGCTTAGGATCCCCGGCGCAGGCGCGGTGTTTGAGGCGGGTTGTCGAGCCGTCTTAGGTCAGCAGGTGAGCGTAGTGCAGGCGACTAAATTACTGAATATATTGGTCGAAGCCTATGGCGAGCGCTTTAGTTTAAACGGGCGGGAATATCGCCTGTTCCCCACACCGCAGGCGATTCGTGAAGCGAGTCTCGATGAGCTTAAAATGCCCGGTGCGCGCAAGCTGGCGCTTAATGCGCTTGCAGCCTTTATCTGTGAGCAGCCTGAAGCTCCAGTCGATGAGTGGATTGGGGTAAAAGGTATAGGTCCTTGGACCATTGCCTACGCCAAATTGCGTGGACTTGGCGATCCGAATATCTTCTTGCACACAGATTTAATCGTTAAAAAACAATTGTTAGCCAGTGTTGCCGAGCAAAGAGGCTTGGATATTGAAGCGGTAAAACAGCTGGATTATACGGCGCTTGCACAGCGGGTGGGTGCGGATATCGCCCCTTGGGGGAGTTATTTGACCTTCCAGCTGTGGTCCAATGCATAA